One region of Triticum aestivum cultivar Chinese Spring chromosome 6B, IWGSC CS RefSeq v2.1, whole genome shotgun sequence genomic DNA includes:
- the LOC123134905 gene encoding F-box protein At4g22280-like, translating into MLVSFPSCRRVSHNLFDEMPAIAAVSDRDHFGDLTDDLLSHVLSFLPSDDALQTCVLDTRWRDLWRRTTSLHFNVDDCELFRRLVKLIIQLRGKSPLVKCDIITCPDDYAVFGKWQYMNTKLLIEFALMCQVKELTLSTVDFHAIDPPVFDVPFISHHLKTINLHRVKLKCPALNFSGCPILEELKMQNCNICARKISSKSLKHLCISDSCVIPVDFRIRIFAPDLISLLVADFCGATPFLEDMPFLVTASVGLDDSCYDLCSSAQRGCGFDCCCNNYPTEGGVLLNGLSNAVNLELILTADPVNFIYRWDLEWCPIFSKLKTLLLNEWFTAIDLACILQHSPILEMLTLQLGNTKSLTRATAAQETIDQSFVCAHLKVVNIESDEVHEEIHKIVNILRTCGILRDHISIKARSSPSCCFSFQKDPRSLLPPPAALRPAASTTDDGN; encoded by the exons ATGCTCGTCTCTTTCCCCTCCTGCAGAAGGGTTTCCCACaacctgttcgacgaaatgcccgcCATTGCTGCTGTCAGCGACAGGGATCACTTTGGCGACCTCACCGACGACCTCCTCAGCCATGTGCTATCCTTTCTGCCGTCGGACGACGCCCTGCAGACTTGCGTGCTCGACACCCGTTGGCGCGACCTCTGGAGGCGCACCACCAGCCTGCACTTCAATGTTGATGATTGCGAACTGTTCCGGCGGTTGGTGAAGCTCATCATCCAACTCCGCGGAAAGTCACCTCTCGTAAAGTGCGACATAATTACATGCCCTGATGATTATGCGGTGTTTGGCAAGTGGCAATACATGAACACTAAGCTGTTGATCGAGTTCGCTCTCATGTGCCAAGTTAAGGAGCTCACACTCAGCACTGTGGACTTTCATGCCATTGATCCACCAGTATTCGACGTGCCTTTCATCTCCCATCATTTGAAGACCATAAACCTTCATCGGGTTAAGCTAAAATGCCCCGCTCTGAATTTCTCTGGCTGCCCAATCTTAGAGGAACTAAAGATGCAAAATTGTAACATTTGTGCACGGAAGATATCATCCAAATCACTAAAGCATCTCTGCATCTCCGATTCATGTGTGATCCCTGTGGATTTCCGCATTCGGATTTTTGCCCCGGACCTTATCTCACTGCTAGTTGCTGATTTTTGTGGTGCGACCCCTTTCCTCGAGGACATGCCATTTCTAGTGACAGCCTCTGTTGGGCTTGACGATTCATGTTACGATTTGTGTAGCAGTGCGCAAAGGGGTTGTGGATTTGACTGTTGTTGTAATAATTATCCTACAGAGGGGGGTGTGCTTCTCAATGGTTTGTCCAATGCTGTTAATTTGGAGTTGATTTTGACAGCTGACCCTGTAAAT TTTATCTACAGATGGGATTTAGAATGGTGCCCAATTTTCAGCAAATTAAAGACTCTGTTACTCAATGAGTGGTTCACAGCTATTGACCTAGCTTGCATTCTGCAACACTCTCCAATTCTTGAGATGCTCACTCTTCAGCTTGGTAATACGAAG AGCCTCACAAGAGCAACGGCGGCCCAAGAAACAATAGATCAATCATTCGTGTGTGCGCACCTAAAGGTTGTCAACATTGAATCTGATGAGGTTCATGAGGAAATTCACAAAATTGTGAATATCTTGAGGACTTGTGGCATACTTCGTGATCACATTAGCATCAAGGCTCGATCATCACCCTCATGCT GTTTCAGTTTCCAGAAGGATCCGCGGTCGCTGCTCCCTCCTCCTGCCGCACTGCGCCCTGCAGCTTCCACCACCGATGATGGCAACTAG